The following are from one region of the Corynebacterium hindlerae genome:
- a CDS encoding precorrin-8X methylmutase produces the protein MHEYITDGNEIYRQSFALIREESDLSAFDELQAQVAVRMIHAAGQTDLADDIEFSAGLVPAARGALEAGKPIITDVNMVASGVTRKRLPADNEVLCFLRSPEVPELAEKLGTTRSAAAVELWKPVLDGAVVAIGNAPTALVHLLTWLAEDESRPRPAAVLGIPVGFVGAAESKADLANAAADLGIEFLTVHGRRGGSAITCAAINALATHQEILP, from the coding sequence ATGCACGAGTACATCACCGACGGTAACGAGATTTATCGCCAGTCCTTTGCCCTGATCCGGGAAGAATCGGATTTGTCCGCGTTCGATGAGCTGCAGGCTCAGGTTGCGGTGCGCATGATTCATGCTGCGGGACAGACGGATTTAGCGGATGACATTGAGTTTTCTGCTGGGTTAGTCCCAGCTGCCCGGGGCGCCCTGGAGGCTGGTAAGCCGATTATCACGGATGTGAACATGGTTGCCTCGGGTGTGACGCGCAAGCGCCTTCCTGCTGACAATGAGGTCTTGTGCTTCCTGCGTTCTCCTGAAGTACCGGAGCTTGCTGAAAAGCTGGGTACGACCCGTTCTGCTGCGGCGGTTGAGCTGTGGAAGCCAGTTCTTGACGGTGCTGTGGTGGCGATCGGTAATGCGCCGACCGCTCTTGTTCATTTGCTCACGTGGTTGGCGGAGGACGAGTCGCGGCCACGCCCGGCTGCAGTTCTCGGTATCCCGGTTGGTTTTGTGGGGGCTGCGGAATCCAAGGCTGATCTGGCCAACGCAGCAGCTGATTTGGGGATTGAATTCCTGACGGTGCATGGCCGTCGTGGTGGCTCTGCGATTACTTGCGCCGCCATTAATGCGCTGGCAACCCACCAGGAGATTCTGCCATGA
- the cobJ gene encoding precorrin-3B C(17)-methyltransferase has product MSTLYGIGVGPGDPELLTLKAVKAIESADVVAYHAAPGKPSTAAAIACEHFREGQIHELLEYPVTTGATDHPGGYAGALADFYVDATERLACHLQEGKSVAILSLGDPMLYSSYQHLHRTLAEFATETRVIPGIPSITATADALQQPLAEDDEVITILPGTLPEQELVHRLALTDTAVIMKLGRTFEKVKQALVTTGLAERAYVVIRATMSGERVVPVLEATEVPYFACVVVPSRVISPAPEPRGEVVVVGLGPGAERWTTPEVAAELAQATDIVGYSTYVNRVPVREGQHRHLSDNKVEAERAAMALDMAKRGARVAVVSSGDPGVFAMAAAVLETADDDLWRDVPVRIVPGMTAAQAVASRVGAPLGHDFGMLSLSDRLKPWSVIEKRIRALASADMAFAVYNPASKTRREQVAQLRDIVAEYQAPETPVIVARAVGSTEESVVVTNLRDFDPSIVDMRTMVIIGASTTHVYEGPDGPRVFTSRRYEG; this is encoded by the coding sequence ATGAGCACACTGTATGGCATCGGAGTTGGCCCCGGCGATCCGGAGCTGCTGACCCTCAAGGCTGTGAAAGCGATCGAAAGTGCGGACGTGGTGGCCTACCACGCTGCGCCGGGTAAGCCGTCAACGGCGGCAGCGATTGCCTGCGAGCACTTCCGCGAAGGTCAGATTCATGAGTTGCTGGAGTACCCGGTGACCACGGGGGCCACTGACCATCCTGGTGGCTACGCTGGCGCCTTGGCCGATTTCTACGTGGATGCCACCGAGCGGCTTGCTTGCCACCTGCAGGAGGGTAAATCGGTTGCGATCCTCTCTCTCGGAGACCCGATGCTGTATTCCTCTTACCAGCATCTGCATCGGACGCTGGCTGAGTTTGCGACGGAAACTCGTGTTATTCCGGGCATCCCTTCCATTACCGCGACTGCGGATGCCTTGCAGCAGCCGCTAGCTGAGGACGACGAAGTCATCACGATTCTTCCGGGCACCCTCCCGGAGCAGGAGCTGGTGCATCGCCTTGCGCTGACGGATACCGCTGTGATCATGAAGCTGGGGCGAACGTTTGAGAAGGTTAAGCAGGCGTTGGTGACAACGGGTTTGGCCGAGCGTGCCTATGTGGTTATCCGCGCCACCATGTCGGGGGAACGAGTGGTGCCTGTCCTCGAGGCCACCGAGGTGCCGTATTTCGCCTGCGTGGTTGTGCCGTCCCGCGTGATCTCCCCGGCCCCGGAACCCCGTGGCGAGGTCGTCGTCGTGGGGCTCGGCCCTGGTGCAGAGCGCTGGACGACGCCAGAGGTTGCCGCCGAGTTGGCGCAGGCCACCGACATTGTTGGTTACTCCACCTACGTCAATCGTGTCCCGGTCCGGGAGGGGCAGCACCGACACCTGTCGGACAACAAGGTGGAAGCGGAGCGCGCCGCGATGGCGCTGGATATGGCTAAGCGTGGTGCCCGGGTTGCCGTGGTTTCTTCCGGTGATCCAGGCGTATTTGCCATGGCTGCAGCTGTGCTCGAGACCGCCGACGATGACCTGTGGCGTGACGTTCCAGTACGTATTGTGCCAGGCATGACCGCAGCTCAGGCGGTGGCATCCCGAGTGGGCGCGCCACTAGGGCACGATTTCGGCATGCTTTCGCTCTCCGATCGCCTCAAGCCCTGGTCGGTGATTGAGAAAAGGATTCGCGCCCTGGCCAGCGCAGATATGGCTTTCGCTGTGTACAATCCGGCCTCAAAGACGCGCCGGGAGCAGGTGGCACAGCTGCGCGACATCGTCGCTGAGTATCAGGCGCCGGAAACTCCGGTGATTGTGGCCCGTGCGGTGGGATCCACAGAGGAGTCTGTGGTGGTCACTAATTTGCGAGACTTCGACCCTTCGATTGTCGACATGCGCACCATGGTCATCATCGGCGCCTCCACTACCCATGTCTACGAGGGGCCAGATGGGCCGCGGGTGTTTACTTCCCGCAGGTATGAGGGCTAG
- a CDS encoding HigA family addiction module antitoxin, with translation MFNPVHPGEVIREDVLSELEISVAEASRRLGVSRVALSRVLHAHAAVTPALAIRFEAAGVGTAKLWLDMQTAYDLARAREAGQPVVEKLVG, from the coding sequence ATGTTCAACCCAGTTCACCCAGGTGAGGTCATCCGTGAGGATGTGCTCAGCGAACTAGAAATCTCCGTTGCGGAGGCAAGCCGTCGACTTGGGGTTTCCCGGGTTGCACTGAGCCGGGTTCTGCACGCACACGCTGCGGTCACCCCGGCACTCGCTATCCGTTTCGAGGCTGCAGGCGTCGGCACGGCCAAACTGTGGCTGGATATGCAGACCGCCTACGACCTCGCTCGGGCAAGGGAAGCCGGGCAGCCGGTCGTCGAAAAGCTTGTCGGCTAG
- a CDS encoding type II toxin-antitoxin system RelE/ParE family toxin yields the protein MDTCIAIRYASCVIVSFQHRGLEEYFKTGSKRGIQPQHANKLSRVLSVLDQATTIEPILRIPGYRAHELVGDRKGFWSVRITGNWRVIFRFVGEDVELVDYLDYH from the coding sequence ATGGACACGTGTATCGCAATACGATACGCTAGTTGCGTGATCGTCAGTTTCCAGCACCGCGGACTGGAAGAGTACTTCAAGACCGGGTCTAAGCGAGGCATACAGCCACAACATGCAAACAAACTGTCACGTGTGCTCTCCGTCCTCGATCAAGCGACCACGATCGAGCCAATCCTTCGGATTCCTGGATATCGGGCGCATGAATTGGTCGGCGATCGCAAGGGATTTTGGTCAGTGAGGATCACCGGAAACTGGCGAGTCATCTTTCGGTTTGTAGGCGAAGATGTCGAGTTAGTCGATTACCTTGACTACCACTAA
- a CDS encoding cyclase family protein, protein MATLDLWQLATSLRTDHTFVDLTHSFHAGQPKFSALPDETRTRLFTVAEHGFEIDQYQFVGQWGTHVDPPVHFVQNARPLDQIPVTEMVLPLVVLDFSEEVAANHDFTPSIEDVLAWEERNCQIPEGAFVAFRSDWHKRWPDAAAMANADTEGVTHYPGWNVEVVQWLVDKRGISAIGHETTDTDQGVVAAQGSLPTELYVLGQDKWQIELLANLDQVPETGALIVASWPKPLEGTGFPARAFAVLP, encoded by the coding sequence ATGGCTACTCTTGATCTTTGGCAACTCGCAACCTCTCTACGCACCGACCACACGTTCGTTGACCTCACTCATTCCTTCCATGCCGGACAACCAAAGTTCTCGGCACTTCCAGACGAAACGCGTACTCGGCTTTTTACCGTCGCTGAGCACGGGTTCGAGATCGACCAGTACCAGTTCGTCGGCCAGTGGGGCACCCACGTAGACCCACCGGTTCATTTCGTGCAGAATGCTCGGCCCCTGGACCAAATACCGGTGACCGAGATGGTCCTACCCCTGGTCGTACTCGACTTCTCTGAGGAAGTTGCTGCGAACCATGACTTCACCCCAAGTATCGAGGATGTCCTGGCCTGGGAGGAAAGAAACTGCCAGATCCCGGAAGGTGCTTTCGTCGCCTTCCGGAGCGATTGGCACAAGCGCTGGCCAGATGCAGCAGCCATGGCCAACGCTGATACCGAAGGCGTGACTCACTACCCAGGGTGGAACGTGGAGGTGGTGCAATGGCTCGTCGACAAGCGCGGCATCTCGGCCATTGGACACGAAACCACCGACACCGACCAGGGCGTCGTCGCAGCGCAAGGCTCCTTGCCGACGGAGCTGTACGTCCTCGGCCAGGATAAATGGCAGATCGAACTGCTGGCGAACTTGGACCAGGTTCCGGAAACCGGCGCGCTGATCGTCGCATCATGGCCGAAACCGCTGGAGGGGACAGGATTTCCGGCCCGCGCTTTCGCTGTGTTGCCGTAA
- a CDS encoding cobalt-precorrin-6A reductase, whose amino-acid sequence MRALILGGTGEARELARLMMGQGWWVTSSLAGRVSNPHLPVGEVRIGGFGGPAGMARWIFENGVEVVIDATHPFAERISTSAAEASRASGVPLICLHRPAWTPGAGDKWIPVSSMEEAASVVARDHHHIFLTIGRQQLEPFANDPHNLYVIRCVEKPSVPLPPRHRLILSRGPFDVAGEKDLMIGNQIDVLVTKNSGGSLTEAKLEAARSLGIPVVMVERPPLPGGSRAYVVHTPVEVLRTLREI is encoded by the coding sequence ATGCGCGCACTAATCCTCGGCGGCACCGGCGAAGCCCGCGAACTGGCTCGCCTGATGATGGGCCAGGGGTGGTGGGTCACGTCCTCGCTGGCAGGGCGTGTTTCCAACCCGCACCTTCCGGTCGGTGAGGTACGCATTGGCGGCTTCGGCGGCCCCGCCGGAATGGCTCGCTGGATTTTCGAAAACGGGGTAGAAGTCGTCATCGACGCCACCCACCCCTTTGCCGAGCGCATATCGACGTCCGCTGCCGAGGCCTCCCGTGCCTCAGGTGTGCCACTCATTTGCCTGCACCGGCCGGCCTGGACTCCTGGCGCGGGGGACAAGTGGATCCCGGTGTCTTCCATGGAGGAAGCTGCGTCGGTGGTAGCTCGCGACCACCACCACATCTTCCTCACCATCGGCCGCCAGCAGCTCGAGCCATTCGCGAACGATCCGCACAATTTGTATGTGATCCGGTGCGTCGAGAAGCCATCAGTGCCGTTGCCGCCGCGCCACCGATTGATCTTGTCTCGCGGCCCGTTCGACGTCGCGGGCGAAAAAGATTTGATGATTGGCAACCAGATCGACGTGCTGGTGACCAAGAACTCCGGCGGGTCACTCACCGAGGCGAAGCTGGAGGCAGCACGATCTCTCGGTATTCCAGTAGTGATGGTTGAGCGACCACCGCTGCCAGGGGGATCGCGGGCCTATGTGGTGCACACGCCGGTTGAGGTACTGCGGACGCTCAGAGAGATCTAG
- the cobM gene encoding precorrin-4 C(11)-methyltransferase, with translation MTVYFIGAGPGAADLLTIRADKLIRSCPVCLYAGSIVPQEVLANVPADAEVINTARMPLDEITAILQRAHEEGKDVARLQSGDPSVYSALAEQARRLVELGIDYEIVPGVPSFAAAAASLGHELTVPTVGQTVILTRISGRASAMPEGEDLATLGQSQATLCIHLAAHDIDRVVSELVPNYGSDCPVAIVAFASRPEEQILRGTLSDIAEQVKEAGISRTAMIIVGKVLGASGFPDSFLYSDDRPRDEHGRTIPCAH, from the coding sequence ATGACGGTTTATTTCATCGGTGCCGGCCCCGGCGCGGCTGACCTGCTCACTATTCGTGCTGACAAGCTGATTCGCAGCTGCCCAGTGTGCCTGTACGCGGGCAGCATTGTGCCGCAGGAGGTGCTGGCGAATGTGCCGGCCGACGCGGAAGTAATCAACACCGCGCGGATGCCACTCGATGAAATCACGGCAATTCTCCAGCGTGCCCACGAAGAGGGTAAAGACGTCGCGCGACTGCAGTCGGGGGACCCGTCCGTGTATTCGGCGCTCGCGGAGCAAGCTCGACGCCTGGTGGAGCTGGGGATCGACTACGAGATCGTTCCCGGGGTGCCGTCGTTCGCGGCGGCGGCAGCGTCTCTGGGGCACGAGCTCACGGTGCCAACCGTAGGGCAGACGGTCATCCTCACCCGCATTTCGGGTCGGGCCTCCGCCATGCCGGAGGGGGAGGACCTGGCGACGTTGGGTCAGTCCCAGGCCACACTCTGCATTCACTTAGCCGCGCACGATATCGACCGCGTGGTCTCTGAACTCGTGCCGAACTATGGTTCCGATTGTCCAGTGGCGATCGTCGCGTTTGCTTCCCGGCCGGAGGAACAGATCCTGCGTGGCACGCTTTCAGATATTGCTGAACAGGTTAAAGAGGCTGGAATTTCCCGGACTGCAATGATCATCGTCGGCAAGGTGCTGGGGGCGTCTGGTTTCCCGGATTCTTTCCTGTATTCCGACGATCGGCCGCGTGATGAGCACGGAAGGACCATCCCATGCGCGCACTAA
- the cbiE gene encoding precorrin-6y C5,15-methyltransferase (decarboxylating) subunit CbiE yields the protein MTSPAVAHEEPARPTLSAVDPDFSVRIPYTGVTVVGINPGGFDDLSGRAQRAIHDAGVVIGSPRQLDLLPVGLSAVLKAWPSPLVPAIPGMLANWRYQNIVVLGSGDPMFHGIGSTLQREFEGPFSVIPAPSSVSLACAELKWSLNSTDVVSLVTNEVAAIIPVLDKGRPFLVLGRDRTTPGLIRQLLVEQGQGDAEVTTLSDLGGPDCTIATTRADELRAPDSALNVIAITPVASRSLVPGLPDDSYDTDGQLTKQHVRALTIAALEPAPGQLLWDVGGGSGSIAIEYLRSTPGTRAICFEQSDLRRARIRANALHLGVPHLKVKGAFPATAPTPDVVFIGGGLTAPGVFEGCWGALPDGGTLVANAVTLESASLLYDLHAQYGGSLTEISVAHCKDVGAFRAMKSALPVLQWKVTKQL from the coding sequence ATGACCAGCCCGGCAGTAGCTCACGAAGAACCCGCCCGCCCGACACTTTCCGCGGTGGACCCCGATTTTTCGGTGCGGATTCCCTATACCGGGGTGACGGTGGTGGGGATCAATCCGGGTGGGTTCGATGACCTGTCCGGCCGGGCGCAGCGCGCGATCCACGACGCTGGAGTGGTCATCGGGTCGCCCCGCCAGCTCGATCTGCTGCCGGTGGGGCTGTCCGCGGTGCTCAAGGCGTGGCCGTCGCCGCTGGTTCCAGCTATACCGGGCATGCTGGCGAACTGGCGCTACCAAAATATTGTGGTGCTCGGCTCCGGGGACCCGATGTTCCATGGCATTGGCAGCACCTTGCAGCGGGAGTTCGAGGGGCCGTTCAGTGTGATCCCGGCGCCGTCGTCGGTGTCGCTCGCCTGCGCGGAGCTGAAATGGTCGCTGAACAGCACTGACGTGGTGTCGCTCGTGACTAATGAGGTCGCTGCGATCATCCCGGTGCTGGATAAGGGGCGGCCGTTTTTGGTGCTGGGTCGCGACCGCACCACGCCCGGGCTGATCCGCCAGCTGTTGGTTGAGCAGGGGCAGGGCGATGCTGAGGTGACGACCCTCAGTGATCTGGGTGGCCCCGACTGCACCATCGCTACGACGCGAGCCGATGAGCTGCGCGCACCCGATAGTGCCCTAAACGTCATCGCGATCACCCCGGTGGCCTCCCGCTCGCTGGTTCCCGGGTTGCCCGACGACTCCTACGACACGGACGGGCAGCTCACTAAGCAGCATGTTCGTGCCCTGACCATCGCAGCCCTCGAACCGGCGCCAGGCCAGTTACTTTGGGACGTCGGCGGTGGCTCGGGCTCGATCGCCATCGAGTATCTCCGTTCGACGCCCGGCACCCGTGCGATCTGTTTCGAGCAATCCGACCTACGTCGCGCCCGCATTCGTGCCAACGCACTCCACCTGGGTGTGCCACACCTTAAGGTCAAGGGAGCATTCCCAGCTACCGCACCCACCCCAGACGTGGTGTTTATCGGCGGCGGGCTTACCGCCCCAGGGGTGTTCGAGGGCTGCTGGGGCGCGCTTCCCGACGGCGGGACCCTCGTCGCCAACGCCGTCACCCTCGAATCAGCATCGTTGTTGTACGATCTGCACGCCCAGTACGGGGGCTCGCTCACGGAAATCTCGGTAGCCCACTGTAAGGATGTCGGGGCGTTCCGCGCGATGAAGTCGGCCCTACCGGTGCTGCAGTGGAAGGTGACCAAACAGCTATAG